In the Streptobacillus moniliformis DSM 12112 genome, one interval contains:
- a CDS encoding ribosomal-processing cysteine protease Prp gives MTYIEFSEKEDKIVSYLIKGHTEAYNYGEDIVCASISATSIMTLNGLIEVLKIKKLNYEMRDGYIFCDLRNVDEEDLEKSQSLIKSLAIMLESIAKDYPKNVQFRTRRYEK, from the coding sequence ATGACATATATTGAATTTTCTGAAAAAGAAGATAAAATTGTATCCTATTTAATTAAAGGGCATACAGAAGCATATAACTATGGAGAAGATATAGTTTGTGCATCAATTTCTGCTACATCTATTATGACATTAAATGGTTTAATAGAAGTATTAAAAATAAAGAAATTGAATTATGAAATGAGAGATGGATATATTTTTTGTGATTTGAGAAATGTTGATGAAGAGGATTTAGAAAAATCTCAAAGTTTAATAAAGTCATTAGCTATAATGCTTGAAAGTATTGCAAAAGATTATCCTAAAAATGTACAATTTAGAACTAGGAGGTATGAAAAATGA
- the rplU gene encoding 50S ribosomal protein L21, which translates to MFAVIKTGGKQYKVEVGSLLKVEKLAVEVGTEVSFEEVLMVGEKVGSPLVEGAKVVAEVKEHGKGKKVINFKYNKKTYYRKKGHRQHYTLVEVKDIKG; encoded by the coding sequence ATGTTTGCAGTAATTAAAACTGGAGGAAAACAATACAAAGTTGAAGTAGGTTCATTATTAAAAGTTGAAAAATTAGCCGTAGAAGTTGGAACTGAAGTTTCGTTTGAAGAAGTATTAATGGTAGGAGAAAAAGTTGGATCACCATTAGTTGAAGGAGCTAAAGTAGTAGCTGAAGTTAAAGAGCATGGTAAAGGTAAAAAAGTTATCAACTTTAAATATAATAAAAAAACATACTACAGAAAAAAAGGTCATAGACAACATTATACTTTAGTTGAAGTTAAAGATATTAAAGGATAA
- the rpmA gene encoding 50S ribosomal protein L27 → MILKLNLQLFASKKGQGSTKNGRDSNPKYLGVKRYDGEAVKAGNIIVRQRGTKFHPGNNMGVGKDYTLFALIEGFVKFETFKGKKRVSIYPEK, encoded by the coding sequence ATGATATTAAAGTTGAATTTACAATTATTCGCCTCAAAAAAAGGACAAGGATCTACTAAAAATGGTAGAGATTCTAATCCTAAATATTTAGGAGTAAAAAGATATGATGGTGAAGCTGTAAAAGCTGGAAATATAATTGTTAGACAAAGAGGAACTAAATTCCACCCAGGTAATAACATGGGAGTTGGAAAAGATTATACTTTATTTGCTTTAATTGAAGGTTTTGTTAAGTTTGAAACATTCAAAGGTAAAAAAAGAGTAAGTATTTATCCAGAAAAATAA